The genome window GACAAAGGGGCTTCTTGGCTTTTTTGACATAGAAGTCGACTTCTGCTTAAATCGAGGTGTTTGGTTGATTATGAGAAGCACTTATATTGAAGTTTAAAAGCTCCAAAAAAGAAGTTAGGAAACCTAGCTTATTTTGGGGATTTAGCTTCTTCTATCACTTATAATCGATATATattcaaacacttttaataacttataagtccaaaccaactttTCATTAATAatctatttctttattttaaataataaatcatttattttaagcgCAGCCAAACGGTCCCAATATAAATGCAAGGGTTAGTGACGCTATTGTAGTGACATCACTCCACACGGTACCAGTTGACTTACTTTCTGTGCCACTTCTTCATACCTGCCAGGCACGTTAGTTTTCCGTATTCCTCGTTACACCAGTTGACATTACGAAAACGTAATTAAGCAAAGACAACTGGAAGTTACTTTTGAGTTTTGATCGGAggagtaatatttattttggaaaaatgctaagagcaagtccaacaatgtcctagctattgccttataaatataataaaaaatagtgtccTAATGATTTAGAACATCATTTTAATATaccaactccaacaatatgtcTTATTCttgtgccttattattaaaataataatatatttgaactattgttggagggaaatgaaaaagagagaggagagagatgtgtTGAAATGAGAGAAAGCTAATTTTTTATTGGTAGAAATGATTTAGGGCATGCATACTTGTACCTCAAAAATAAGGCATTTGAGagatgtcctagtgttttaaggcaccactagaacattgttggagcacTCATTTGcttcaaatgccttaaattttgatttaggacacAATTTgaggcactcttggacttgctcgtACTTCAAAAATtgtcctaattttttttttcaaatgatgTGTCGAAATTTGATTGCTTGTATTCATTTCAATAACGATGAGACTCCCTTCCATATATATCAATTATCTAATCACAATCTTTCATTTGACTGTCATATCATTGGGtgaagaatttaaaaataaataaatttagagcACGTGGCATTACCTTCTTAATAGTTTCTCTGGCAACTTGTCCGTATTCCACGAATCTTGCATTACTGCAGTTGACTTAAacctaaaaaacaaaaataaatctattttattcattttaagaCCCTTTAAATGTTCTTCCAGAGCACGATAGGAATGCATCAGAAATATTATTGGCTCTCGATCATAGCCAGCTGAACTCGTCTTCATACTTGGATCAGGTAACAATCCGATAATCTTAAACTTGGATTCTTAATACCCTAATCCTGTATATCTGCATTGCCAAAACCCTAGTCACAGCGTTACTAGTAAAATTTATCTTCAATTTAATATATGCAGATAAATACAAGCAATGGATACCGAAGTGGAGAAGAAGCTGTACAATGCATGTGTGAAAGGAGACGTAAGGATGCTGGAAGCACTCATACGAGAAGATGAACTCACTCTTGCTCGAGTTTCGATATCTTCTTGCTTTAACCAAACACCCTTGCATCTTGCTTCCATGTTAGGTCACTTTGAATTTGCTGAAGTTCTTCTCTCTCATAAGTCTGACTTTGCAAACAGATTAGATTCACAAGGTCGTTCTGCTCTTCATTTGGCATCTGCCAACGGATACGCGAATATTGTTAAACTGTTGTTGGTACACAATGAGAAAATGTGCAGTGTTCCTGATGAGGACGAAAGGACCCCTCTCCATTTGGCTGTGATGAATGGCCAATATGATTGTGTTGACGTGTTGATGAAAGCCGACTCTGAGTCTAATGATCAAGGACTCGATAAGGTATTGCACATGTGTGTTATGTATAACCGCTTGGATGTTCTGATTCTTATATTAGACAAGAACCAGATTGATCTGTCGGAGGTGAAAGATGAGGAAGGTGACACAATTCTGCATTATGCTGCAGGTTTACGACGTATGCAGGTACAAATTTATGTTTAGCTGAGAAGTTTTTGATGTAAGAATCATTAGTTAAACTAATTTTAGTGATAATTGAATTGGGTTAATAAGTAAAAAGATCACTGAACTCAATTTACAGTTGGGttactgaactcaaaaagtttggaAACAGATCACACaactagatttaacttgcagtcaactaacagtttgaagaaaaacttgaaaCAGTCGTTAAGTATTAGTTGATTTTAACGATTATTGATGATTGAATTGATATCATGCAGATAGTAAAGTACCTGGTAGCAAATAGAAGTGAAGCCGAGGTCAATTTCAAAAATAGGAAAGGTCTCACGGCTTTGGACACAATAGAGGAGATGCTTAAAGATGCAAAATCCATGGAAATTAAGAAGCTTCTGGTCTCAGCTGGTACTAAAAAGATGGAAGAAGAACCAGTAGGCACTGGCACCTTTAATAAGCTGTTAAACATAACCAAGAAGGTGAGAAAATTTACCATCTTTCAGGACAAAATGGAAACAAGAGATGAGACATTACTGGTAGCAGCATCTGTCATAGCCGCAATGGCTTACACATCGGCTATTAGCCCTCCCGGTGGTGTTGCTTCAATGGATGCCGCAAGTTATTCTGTCAGTGACCCTtggtattttagttattttcttGCACCGGGAAGCTCCCTTCTCGCCTACTTCTACGCGTCTGTGAGTAACACATTTTGGGTATTTAACACAATCTCGTTTATAGCTGCTCTAAGTGTAATATTTTTGTATGTGAGTGGGGCGAGCCTGAAGCAGAGGATTTTCGTTTGGTCTATTCGAGGATCAATGTGGATAACTCTGTCGGCTATGATATTCGCCTACGAGGCTGCAGTTAGAGCCACCACTCCCAAATATAATCAGAATCACCGAACACTTACAACAGTTAGAATCGGATTATATTCATGGTTGGCATTGATGGTCATTGCCGTATTGGTGGTTGTTTTTCGTGTTTGTCGCTACACTGTGAGGACAATTAAAACAGTGAGGGCTAAgagcaacaaaaaaaaagaggCCTCCATTGTCCCAACCTCAACTCAGATAGTAATATCTCATGATCAGAATTAAGGTCTAAACTCCAGCTGCGCTGTTCCTCAGTTTACCTTGCATTAAGTGTACTTTGTTTACCTTGCATTATGTTAATAACTTTGTTTTGTATTTACTTTCTCTCCATGTTCCATGTACAATACATTTTCAGATTTCCTGTAACATATTCTGTAAATTACTTTCAGAGTTTCTTATCTCGCTCATAGTTGCAAATTGTTTACTTTGTTTATCAAGTCAACTTATCAAATTACCGAGAGACCTACAGCTac of Daucus carota subsp. sativus chromosome 3, DH1 v3.0, whole genome shotgun sequence contains these proteins:
- the LOC108212931 gene encoding ankyrin repeat-containing protein ITN1-like; amino-acid sequence: MDTEVEKKLYNACVKGDVRMLEALIREDELTLARVSISSCFNQTPLHLASMLGHFEFAEVLLSHKSDFANRLDSQGRSALHLASANGYANIVKLLLVHNEKMCSVPDEDERTPLHLAVMNGQYDCVDVLMKADSESNDQGLDKVLHMCVMYNRLDVLILILDKNQIDLSEVKDEEGDTILHYAAGLRRMQIVKYLVANRSEAEVNFKNRKGLTALDTIEEMLKDAKSMEIKKLLVSAGTKKMEEEPVGTGTFNKLLNITKKVRKFTIFQDKMETRDETLLVAASVIAAMAYTSAISPPGGVASMDAASYSVSDPWYFSYFLAPGSSLLAYFYASVSNTFWVFNTISFIAALSVIFLYVSGASLKQRIFVWSIRGSMWITLSAMIFAYEAAVRATTPKYNQNHRTLTTVRIGLYSWLALMVIAVLVVVFRVCRYTVRTIKTVRAKSNKKKEASIVPTSTQIVISHDQN